Genomic window (Arachis hypogaea cultivar Tifrunner chromosome 13, arahy.Tifrunner.gnm2.J5K5, whole genome shotgun sequence):
TTGTCGTTTCTGGAAGCTAGAGTTAGCTTGTTTCTGGTTTCCTCTTTGGAAAAgtctacgttaccaacagcatatctgtCAACTTCtcccaactcttatttataattgtgtttcatgaaagtgtgttcgtagatgtgtctaataattaatatattttaaatacatatataaagagacacatccagaaaatatatctataaagacacttctattaaacacagctataaaaaagacatttttattagacacatccacgaacacacttctatgaaacacaattataaataagagttggcagaagttggcagatatgctgttggtaacgtagcggaaccgttcgtcttttcttgttttctttaacccaaaaataaaataaagtaaaagaaaaaaaagttatacTTACGCCAGTCATTCATGGGGAAAGagattcacacacacacacatcatTTCTGTAAGAGAAGGGGTAGATGAGGCTGAGATAAAAACTCCAGAAAAGATATATATGAATTACAGAATTAGCAAAGTTCATACTCTAACAATAGATAAGTTACAAACCAGTACAATTAATTACTTTCCTTATTTGAAGCTGGAAATTATATCTTTTACTCACAcaataaactatatatatatatacgaccACAAAggcacacacatacacacacacacacactatatatatatatatataaaaaaaacaactacaatactactactactacacAAACAAGACGACCAcatatatgaattaaaattactCTATTCTTCGTTATGATGAATTATTATTCCATCAAGTAACTATAAATATACTCGGGAGCTTTTAGTTTGTCTATGTTTAACATGTTTAAGATATCTTTATTTGTTGGTTGGTTTTGTCATTATTGTGATATATATGTAGTGGGGAACTTTATTTAGACTGTTTATGACTAGTGTTAAATTTTGGTTTTACTTGATTCTTAGTGCAGTAAAAAAATCTTTCACACAAAAAAGCAGATATAATATGCCTTTTTAACTCACTTTGATATTGTTCCAGCTGAAAAACGAGTGTTACATTATTATGGGACAAAATCGAAATTAGTTAAGGCTTGCTGCGTCTGTTTTCTTGTGCGGAGAATTATTTTATCGCGCTAAGAATAATTAAGGATTAAGtaaaaccaaaattaaattttatcacAACAATAACTAACAAAACCACCCTATAAAAGTATCTTAAGCATGTTAAAGTATATGCATGCTAGAAGTGCCCGATATATTATGTTACTTGAATTGCTGGATAGATGAAGACATGCATGCATGATATGACGATCTATCAAGGTATTCCGATGATGGGAATGAAAGGTACGTAGTAACTAGATGGAGCCAAACCCCACTCTGGAGGCAGAGGAAGATCAACTGTTTTGGAAGAACCCACTTGGTTCTTGTTAGCCTTCTTGGGGCGTGATGTCATGAAGCTAAGAGGAGAAGAAATGGTGTAGCTATTATGGTCTTTTCCTTTTACAATTTTTGAGACTTGGTTCTTCCTCGAAGCATAAAGCTGAACTGGCCCACCGAGAACTTTTGCTATGCAATTCACAGAAGAAGATGGAAGGGCAACCTTGAAGGATCCATCATCTTCTGTACTTGCCATAGCAAGCTTATTCACACCTTCGCACTTCACTGAAACCTTAATATCTGAAAACAAAGGGTGGAGTGTACAATCAAGATAGCTAGACATTTCATCATCAAGGTTTTAAGTATAATGGACAAGTGACTCACAAAATGAGCATTCATCCCTTAGATTCAAAAGATACTTTTAGATAGTAATAGTAAATGATGGATTAAGCAAGTTGAGACAAACCAGATAAATGGTAGCCGTGATTGCAGTCAAGGCAAGAGACTTTTGCCTTCACAATTTGCTGGCATGCTGAGGGGTCAATTCTGGCTAGAGCTAGTGCAAAGAGAAGCACTGTGATCACCTGAGCATAGGCCATTATTGAGCGAGCTATGCAAGAAGCAAAATAAGAACGCTAGATCGATTAAATGTTAGTTTTGTATAGAAGAAGATATAAAGCCTAGCACCTTATAAATACTACTGACCATATTAAATATTGGGGGACCCATGGCTGACGTTAGTAGTTGGTGTCAACAGCTTGCAGTTAAGGCACACGTTACTGTAGAATTTCCTACACAATGCGAGCACATGGCTAGTCCTACTCTTAAAAAAATGCACACTTAGAGATATTGGTAGCTCATGATGCTTTGGAAGTTGTCCTTCAATTTTGGAAACGATAATGAAGCTGGGAGCAAGTAGAGTTAGTATATTAAGTATATTAGTTTATTGTAAGAAgggaatataaattttatattatttaagattATGAATTTTGTGTTATTTATTAGTGTTATATTGTCTAAGTTATAaagacttttttttctttttattagtataaataatttatatactttttgtaTCTTATGTGACTAGGGTTAATAATGAGTACAGTATATAGAATGTTTAGGTTTTACCTTAATCCTATCTACAAATTAAAAATCTCTTAACCTTAATATTTTTCGGATTTTAAGGTTCTAAACTTTATTCAGTCTActctattaataaaaaattgaatgaaCTTAATTCAAAAAATGACGTTAGAATTTTTTAATCTACTTGGTGTAATATGTGATATCTcaatctgaattttatttttattttagattaattttatataaaaaaataaatgtactaaattagtaaattaaatagctagcttaatatatatatagtacaTACATCAGTAACAAATAAATTAGGGTCTTTATTCTTTAATAAGTCTAACGTATGGACGTATGTATACACTATATAGTACATACATCGTACAGCTACTCTTTTATATAGATGGAAAAAATTTCTTCTCCTTAGTATGTATGGCATCCGTAGTATAAAATTATCTATTGTGAACAAGCTAAGTA
Coding sequences:
- the LOC112736359 gene encoding uncharacterized protein, which gives rise to MAYAQVITVLLFALALARIDPSACQQIVKAKVSCLDCNHGYHLSDIKVSVKCEGVNKLAMASTEDDGSFKVALPSSSVNCIAKVLGGPVQLYASRKNQVSKIVKGKDHNSYTISSPLSFMTSRPKKANKNQVGSSKTVDLPLPPEWGLAPSSYYVPFIPIIGIP